One Legionella hackeliae DNA segment encodes these proteins:
- the rsmB gene encoding 16S rRNA (cytosine(967)-C(5))-methyltransferase RsmB has translation MKKNERLQALKILTKVVQDKTPLSYLMQTSDLTPFTKEICFGVCRHYFRLQSLADLLLDKQPKAIEVWIAVLMGLYQLHFMQKPDYAVVKETVNLLDQIKKSWAKGLVNAVLRRFCREQNDLLTQLQANDAFVWGHPQWFVERLQKDWPQNWQDILTANDSHPPMSLRVNTTRETRESYLHQLEQAGIDAYPLHYAESGIGLKTPCDVHSLPGFDKGEVSVQDESAQLSVSLLLLQPGLKVLDACCAPGGKTCHILETQPELGVCVALDIDAKRLERVKENLSRLQLQATLLQADAVNPSSWWDGKLFDRILLDAPCSATGVIRRHPDIKLLRTPEEIEAVVKLQLNLLQSLWPLLSPEGLLVYATCSIMKEENEHQIAKFLASHQDCIVMKEDMPWGYNTGYGWQILPEENGGDGFFYSVLKKGNHAN, from the coding sequence ATGAAAAAAAATGAACGCTTACAAGCTTTAAAAATCTTGACGAAGGTCGTGCAGGATAAGACGCCACTTTCCTATCTCATGCAAACCAGTGATTTGACGCCCTTTACCAAAGAAATTTGTTTTGGTGTTTGCCGACACTATTTTCGTTTACAGTCGCTGGCTGATTTGCTGTTGGACAAACAGCCTAAGGCAATCGAAGTATGGATTGCTGTGCTTATGGGGCTATATCAATTGCATTTTATGCAAAAACCCGATTATGCCGTTGTTAAAGAAACAGTAAATCTACTGGATCAAATAAAAAAATCTTGGGCGAAAGGCTTAGTGAATGCTGTTTTAAGACGTTTTTGTCGAGAACAAAATGATTTATTGACTCAATTACAGGCTAATGATGCATTTGTATGGGGACATCCGCAATGGTTTGTTGAGCGTCTGCAAAAGGATTGGCCTCAAAACTGGCAGGACATTTTAACAGCAAATGACAGCCATCCTCCAATGAGTTTGCGTGTTAACACTACTCGCGAGACTCGGGAATCCTATTTGCATCAACTAGAGCAAGCAGGGATTGACGCCTATCCCTTGCACTATGCCGAAAGTGGGATTGGTCTTAAAACACCTTGTGATGTACATAGTTTACCGGGGTTTGATAAAGGCGAGGTCTCAGTTCAAGATGAGTCGGCGCAATTATCTGTGTCCTTATTGTTGTTACAACCTGGGTTAAAAGTCCTCGATGCCTGCTGTGCTCCCGGAGGAAAAACATGTCATATCTTAGAAACACAACCAGAGTTAGGGGTTTGTGTCGCCTTGGATATTGATGCGAAGCGTCTTGAGCGCGTTAAGGAGAATTTATCACGTCTACAATTGCAAGCAACTTTACTACAAGCGGATGCTGTAAACCCTTCTTCATGGTGGGATGGCAAGCTTTTTGATCGCATCCTGCTGGATGCTCCCTGCTCAGCAACAGGTGTAATCCGACGTCATCCTGATATTAAACTTTTAAGAACACCAGAAGAAATAGAAGCAGTTGTCAAATTACAATTAAATTTGTTACAAAGCTTATGGCCTTTGTTATCTCCAGAGGGTTTATTAGTGTATGCAACCTGCTCAATAATGAAAGAAGAAAATGAGCACCAAATTGCAAAATTTTTAGCAAGTCATCAAGATTGCATAGTGATGAAAGAAGACATGCCCTGGGGATACAATACCGGTTATGGCTGGCAAATTTTGCCAGAAGAAAATGGTGGTGATGGTTTTTTTTATAGCGTTCTGAAGAAAGGTAATCATGCAAATTAA
- the dacB gene encoding D-alanyl-D-alanine carboxypeptidase/D-alanyl-D-alanine endopeptidase, with protein sequence MKRMLSGTLLTLVAASSYASFQSGVDRLINQVSPSLNIGVEVVDLTTGATLYRRNQNRTFVPASNMKLFSDAAALMVLGPDYRFRNQLSTSASQLQQGTLKGSLYLHLSGDPSFNHERLANLIAGLKNWHINRIQGNVYIDSSHAFVNPYPPGWMAEDLVYSYGAPLAPVMIDANRLTITVNPSAKADEPAIVETNDASKSIVINNQVRTKAKGNRCGVGFSLDQQNHLTVHGCVTVGQWAVQQQMAIRNPLAFAQGLIKHQLAEANIVLEGNVLLGKAPAGSLLIASESSKPISQLMADTLKPSDNLYADSLFLHAAEKLHGSPVNWPEAQAIVKKFMQQQTGIQLNNAVLTDGSGLSRHDLLTPSQTVGLLRFLHDKFPLAYEYISALPVSGRDGTLQRRFKGPAQQDLVRAKTGTMRGIVSLSGYLYTANAHTLAFAIFINHVPGTKSSISGKYRYVVDALCTYFLQQKPGNNTWAKVFAPHGRLKFQQNPTQAEVQRGRQARWRRLETVVKDALKGQLVTVIYRGNELILKDNQADASRVLNALRNLRNKYPFAVALSSKVIPTGVGVKPLVLWMEKTDPDSAQRIWTIRESVS encoded by the coding sequence ATGAAAAGGATGTTGTCGGGTACATTGTTAACCTTAGTGGCGGCATCTTCTTATGCCAGTTTCCAAAGTGGTGTAGATAGATTAATTAATCAAGTCTCCCCCTCACTGAATATTGGAGTAGAAGTAGTCGATTTGACGACTGGAGCTACGCTTTATCGTCGAAATCAAAACCGCACTTTTGTCCCGGCTAGTAATATGAAGTTATTTTCTGATGCAGCGGCACTCATGGTGCTCGGGCCAGATTATCGCTTTAGAAACCAATTAAGTACCAGTGCATCACAACTGCAGCAAGGTACATTAAAAGGTTCTCTTTATTTGCATCTTTCAGGTGATCCTTCGTTTAATCATGAGCGACTTGCAAATCTCATCGCTGGCTTAAAGAATTGGCATATTAATCGTATTCAGGGCAATGTCTATATCGACAGTAGTCATGCTTTTGTGAATCCTTATCCACCAGGGTGGATGGCTGAAGATTTGGTTTATAGTTATGGTGCTCCATTAGCACCGGTAATGATAGATGCCAATCGTTTAACGATTACCGTTAACCCTTCTGCCAAAGCTGATGAACCTGCGATTGTTGAAACCAATGATGCGAGTAAAAGTATCGTCATTAACAATCAGGTAAGAACCAAAGCGAAAGGGAATCGCTGTGGTGTTGGCTTCTCTTTGGATCAGCAAAACCATCTCACGGTTCATGGTTGTGTGACGGTTGGACAGTGGGCAGTACAGCAGCAAATGGCAATCCGTAATCCATTAGCCTTTGCCCAGGGCTTGATAAAACATCAGTTGGCTGAAGCAAATATTGTTTTGGAAGGAAACGTTTTATTGGGCAAAGCTCCTGCGGGGTCATTATTAATTGCCTCAGAATCATCCAAGCCAATTTCACAATTGATGGCCGATACGCTTAAACCTTCTGATAATCTGTATGCAGATAGTTTGTTCTTACATGCTGCTGAGAAATTACATGGTTCGCCTGTAAATTGGCCAGAAGCACAAGCCATTGTTAAAAAGTTTATGCAACAACAAACAGGTATTCAGTTAAATAATGCTGTGCTTACTGATGGTTCTGGTTTATCGCGTCATGATTTGTTAACGCCTAGTCAAACTGTAGGGCTGTTGCGTTTTCTGCATGACAAGTTTCCTTTAGCCTATGAGTATATTTCGGCGCTACCAGTTTCAGGACGTGATGGTACTTTGCAACGCCGTTTTAAAGGACCTGCGCAACAAGATCTGGTTCGTGCTAAAACAGGAACAATGCGCGGTATTGTTAGTCTTTCAGGTTATCTCTACACAGCCAATGCGCATACTTTGGCTTTTGCAATTTTTATCAACCATGTCCCCGGGACAAAATCTTCGATTTCTGGAAAGTACCGCTATGTGGTTGATGCATTATGTACTTATTTCTTACAACAAAAACCGGGTAATAACACCTGGGCAAAAGTATTCGCACCGCATGGTCGTTTGAAATTCCAACAAAACCCAACACAGGCTGAAGTTCAACGCGGACGACAAGCTCGTTGGCGTCGTTTAGAAACGGTGGTGAAAGATGCTCTCAAAGGCCAATTGGTGACAGTCATATATCGTGGAAATGAGTTAATTCTTAAAGATAATCAAGCGGATGCATCTCGCGTATTAAACGCTTTAAGAAATTTAAGGAATAAATATCCTTTTGCGGTAGCTTTATCATCAAAAGTAATTCCAACAGGGGTCGGCGTTAAACCACTGGTGCTGTGGATGGAAAAAACAGATCCTGATAGTGCTCAGCGTATCTGGACTATTCGCGAGTCTGTGAGTTAA
- a CDS encoding CPBP family glutamic-type intramembrane protease codes for MQINWPLVIVLIGLSLPGVLIAVPRLINLLLPDNSEELKKRVSRLAMGQTLFMVLLMTFAGSVLSTKTGLNASLLDNLLQGKAVFTQIQDMLLPIFLTTAGGLLVFLVLYYGIAGSILDEKTFQTMRKVRVILGIDGCILYGGVVEEIIARWGLLNVLTFFAILFSRSQSPFVYWSAILLSGFVIALGQLPAYLAAGCQSSRRFIYSMVLLNIWQSILFGWLFWQFGLVAAITAHILFHIGWFLYDRA; via the coding sequence ATGCAAATTAATTGGCCCCTAGTTATCGTTTTGATAGGCTTATCCTTGCCAGGAGTACTAATTGCTGTACCGCGTCTTATTAATCTATTGCTCCCGGATAATAGTGAGGAATTAAAAAAACGTGTGAGTCGTTTGGCTATGGGGCAAACATTGTTTATGGTTTTGTTAATGACTTTTGCGGGCAGTGTCTTGTCTACGAAAACAGGATTGAATGCCTCTCTTTTGGATAATTTGCTGCAAGGAAAAGCGGTTTTTACCCAAATACAAGACATGTTATTGCCGATATTTTTAACTACGGCCGGCGGATTACTTGTTTTTCTTGTTCTTTATTATGGTATAGCTGGCAGTATTTTGGATGAGAAAACATTCCAGACCATGCGCAAGGTCAGAGTTATCTTGGGTATTGATGGTTGCATTCTTTATGGCGGGGTTGTTGAGGAGATTATTGCTCGTTGGGGTTTATTAAATGTATTGACCTTTTTTGCTATTCTTTTTTCCAGATCACAAAGTCCTTTTGTTTATTGGAGTGCTATTCTTCTGAGTGGTTTTGTGATCGCGCTTGGACAACTTCCAGCCTATCTCGCGGCAGGTTGTCAATCCAGTCGACGGTTTATTTATAGTATGGTCTTGCTTAATATTTGGCAATCAATTTTATTTGGTTGGCTCTTCTGGCAATTTGGTCTGGTGGCTGCAATAACAGCACACATTCTTTTTCATATCGGATGGTTTCTCTACGACAGAGCGTAA
- a CDS encoding SEL1-like repeat protein, with translation MANYLNELASTQVYEDYQTRTDRVNMLKQFKASALAGSAVAAYRLAKNYPQNSESFLKWMKVAINQNLTNAMLDMALILVEQGSVAGVQKAAGYLVQILRSNDSYVKTLAEDFLHNNHLLSAEVSRQMKGFTAGLSLAGFFACDNKSIRQPVSDTNNSIGIS, from the coding sequence ATGGCTAATTATTTAAATGAGCTTGCTTCGACACAAGTTTATGAGGATTATCAAACTAGAACGGATAGAGTAAATATGCTCAAGCAATTTAAAGCGTCGGCATTAGCTGGAAGCGCAGTTGCTGCTTACCGCTTGGCCAAAAACTATCCACAAAATTCAGAGTCATTTTTGAAATGGATGAAAGTTGCCATTAACCAGAACTTAACCAATGCGATGTTGGATATGGCGTTAATTCTGGTAGAGCAAGGCTCTGTTGCCGGAGTACAAAAGGCTGCCGGTTATTTGGTGCAAATTTTACGTTCCAATGATAGTTATGTAAAAACATTGGCTGAGGATTTTTTGCACAATAACCACTTATTATCTGCGGAAGTGTCTCGCCAAATGAAAGGTTTCACTGCCGGTTTATCTCTTGCAGGATTCTTTGCCTGCGATAACAAATCTATTCGTCAGCCCGTATCTGATACAAACAACTCTATCGGTATAAGCTAG
- the fmt gene encoding methionyl-tRNA formyltransferase, producing MKIVFAGTPEFTLPCLDALYQSSHQLIAVYTQPDRPAGRGRKLQPSAVKNWALSKQLPVYQPVNFRSEEAVAELAALEPDVMVVIAYGLILPRKVLAIPRLGCINVHASLLPRWRGASPIQHAILHGDRDTGVTIMQMDAGMDTGDKLAEVRCSISLEDTAGSLHDKLAQLAVEPLLRTLHALALGQTKPEVQNNNEATYADKINKEDAAINWNKSAFEIHNQIRAYNPWPIAYTVAGEETVRIHQAHILGSTVTAKPGTILSLDKKGMLVATGKDAIMVEKIQFPGSKVMKIADWLNANRSQLHVNLVLQ from the coding sequence TTTACACTACCTTGTCTTGATGCGCTGTACCAGTCATCTCATCAATTGATAGCGGTCTACACTCAACCCGATAGACCTGCTGGACGTGGCCGCAAACTGCAGCCTTCCGCTGTAAAAAATTGGGCATTATCGAAACAACTCCCCGTTTACCAACCTGTGAATTTTCGTAGTGAAGAAGCTGTGGCTGAATTGGCGGCTTTAGAGCCTGATGTCATGGTAGTAATTGCCTATGGATTAATTTTACCACGCAAGGTTTTGGCAATTCCCAGATTAGGATGTATTAACGTCCATGCTTCATTGCTTCCCCGGTGGCGCGGTGCTTCCCCTATACAGCATGCCATACTGCATGGGGATAGGGACACTGGCGTTACTATCATGCAAATGGATGCAGGCATGGATACCGGCGACAAACTAGCCGAGGTGCGTTGCTCAATTTCTCTGGAAGATACGGCTGGAAGTCTGCATGATAAACTAGCACAGTTAGCAGTTGAACCCTTACTGAGAACGTTGCATGCATTAGCGCTAGGGCAGACTAAGCCCGAAGTACAAAACAATAATGAGGCCACCTATGCGGACAAAATTAATAAGGAAGATGCAGCAATTAATTGGAATAAGTCTGCTTTTGAAATTCATAATCAAATTCGCGCTTACAATCCCTGGCCGATTGCTTATACTGTGGCTGGTGAGGAAACGGTGCGTATTCATCAAGCACACATTCTTGGAAGCACTGTAACTGCCAAGCCCGGTACGATTCTTTCTCTTGATAAAAAAGGAATGCTTGTGGCGACAGGTAAAGACGCAATCATGGTGGAAAAGATTCAATTTCCTGGTTCTAAAGTAATGAAGATCGCTGATTGGTTGAACGCTAATCGGTCCCAACTTCACGTCAATCTTGTTTTACAATGA
- a CDS encoding ParB/RepB/Spo0J family partition protein produces the protein MKRLFKLIPIEFLKPGRYQPRKHFEQTALQELADSIASQGLIEPLVVRELAGDSFEIIAGERRWRAAMLAELAELPCLIGEYTDEQAAAVTLIENIQRENLNLIEEAEGYRRLLDEFHFQQEEIATLVGKSRSHVTNILRLLTLCDAIQDEVKSGQLSMGHAKMLVGLTGEQQRFLAQQIVENEWSVRYLEKKVKEMKEGASLPNPQRDKDIKRLEAKIAEQIGAPVQIVTNEGDGGWLQLKFFNNDTLAGLLERMGLRYD, from the coding sequence ATGAAACGATTGTTTAAGTTAATCCCCATAGAATTCTTAAAACCGGGCCGTTATCAGCCAAGAAAACACTTCGAACAAACAGCATTACAAGAATTAGCAGACTCCATTGCATCACAAGGTTTAATTGAGCCTCTAGTCGTTCGTGAGTTGGCTGGCGATAGTTTTGAAATTATTGCTGGTGAAAGACGATGGCGAGCAGCTATGTTAGCGGAGCTCGCAGAGCTTCCCTGCTTAATTGGTGAATACACGGATGAACAGGCAGCTGCTGTAACGCTTATTGAAAATATTCAACGTGAAAATTTAAACTTAATTGAAGAAGCAGAAGGGTATCGTCGATTGTTGGATGAATTTCATTTCCAACAGGAAGAAATAGCGACCCTGGTGGGAAAATCTCGTAGTCATGTCACCAATATCTTACGTTTGCTCACCTTATGCGATGCTATTCAAGATGAGGTCAAGTCCGGACAACTTTCTATGGGACATGCAAAAATGCTCGTGGGTTTGACCGGTGAGCAACAACGTTTCCTGGCACAACAAATTGTTGAAAATGAATGGTCAGTGCGCTATTTGGAAAAAAAAGTTAAAGAAATGAAAGAGGGTGCATCGTTGCCAAATCCCCAACGCGATAAAGATATTAAGCGTTTGGAGGCCAAAATAGCCGAACAAATAGGCGCCCCTGTCCAAATTGTAACCAATGAAGGAGATGGGGGGTGGTTGCAATTAAAATTTTTCAATAATGATACGTTAGCGGGACTTCTGGAGCGCATGGGCTTGCGCTATGATTAG